One part of the Granulicella arctica genome encodes these proteins:
- a CDS encoding PIG-L deacetylase family protein has translation MKILILSPHRGDAAFSLSLALLQWLKAGHAVTILNCFSRSLHAPFSDAEFTHPNDRLSYVSAMRKREDEAFLRQLSPTQSNKLKMIDLNLKDAPIRLQCTADESFERPVNPEDPAIAKIHKGITRLREESSIDALVLPLGLGNHVDHRTVRDAALAFAAELPSAFYEDLPDATRPGHAAEDLAAQLSEPLSPVIVTAPAAVATKRKLISKYVSQIDDEILEAISTFATPYNGGERFWANQAWLNATSS, from the coding sequence TTGAAGATTCTTATACTCTCGCCGCACCGCGGAGACGCAGCATTCTCGCTCTCCCTCGCCCTCTTGCAATGGCTCAAAGCCGGTCACGCCGTCACCATCCTCAACTGCTTCAGCCGCAGCCTGCACGCACCCTTCTCCGATGCGGAGTTCACCCACCCGAACGACCGCCTCTCCTATGTCTCCGCCATGCGCAAGCGCGAGGACGAGGCCTTCCTCCGCCAACTCTCACCGACCCAATCCAACAAGCTCAAGATGATCGACCTCAATCTCAAAGACGCGCCTATCCGCCTGCAATGCACCGCGGACGAGTCCTTCGAAAGGCCTGTCAATCCCGAAGACCCGGCCATCGCCAAGATCCATAAGGGCATCACCCGCCTTCGCGAAGAGAGCAGCATCGACGCACTCGTCCTTCCCCTTGGCCTCGGCAACCACGTCGACCATCGCACCGTCCGTGACGCAGCCCTGGCCTTCGCGGCCGAGCTTCCCTCCGCCTTCTACGAAGATCTTCCCGACGCAACCCGCCCCGGCCATGCCGCCGAAGACCTCGCCGCCCAACTCTCCGAGCCGCTGTCCCCCGTCATCGTCACAGCACCGGCAGCCGTGGCAACCAAGCGCAAACTCATCTCAAAGTACGTCTCCCAGATCGACGATGAAATCCTCGAGGCCATCAGCACCTTCGCCACGCCCTACAACGGCGGCGAGCGCTTCTGGGCCAACCAGGCATGGCTCAATGCCACGTCCTCATAA
- a CDS encoding phosphoketolase family protein gives MSVLETLTAPETMAPTLTGDELRRMNAYWRACNYLCAGMLYLRANPLLREPLKVEHIKNRLLGHWGSDPGQSFTWVHLNRLIKKYDLNLIYVSGPGHGAPATLSNSYMEGVYSEVYPDKSCDEAGMQKFFKQFSFPGGIGSHCTPETPGSIHEGGELGYSLSHGFGAAFDNPDLIVTVVVGDGEAETGPLATSWHANKFLNPIHDGAVLPVLHLNGYKIANPTILARITPEELDQLFKGYGWKPYVVEGDDPTLMHERMATVLEQCVLEIRAIQRQARETGSFERPRWPMVILRTPKGWTGPKEVDGHKVEGFWRAHQIPILDPQTSPKHLAQLEAWMRSYKPEELFDEEGTLRTELQEMAPQGARRITANPHANGGLLRKPLEMPEFEDYAVPVEKPGDFEVSSTDVLGHFLRDVMRKNMTNFRVFGPDETASNKLTAIYEASKKTWMAKELPEDLDGSELSVDGRVMEMLSEHTLEGWFEGYVLTGRHGFFSSYEAFVHIIDSMFNQHAKWLEKSKLELRWRAPISSINLLITSLVWRQDHNGFTHQDPGFLDVVTNKSPEVTRIYLPPDANCLLSVADHCLRSTNYVNVIVADKAPHLQYLDMDAAVKHCTKGIGIWGWASNDDRLEPDVVMACAGDIPTSESLAAVAILRERIPELKIRFVNVVDLFRLMPESEHPHGLSEREFDSLFTKDKPVIFNFHAYASLIHKLTYKRTNHDNFHVRGYKEKGNINTPLELAILNQVDRFNLAIDVIDRVPSLQMKGAHTKEWLKDQIIESVNYAHENGIDKPEIRNWKWPL, from the coding sequence ATGAGCGTACTGGAAACGCTGACCGCACCAGAGACGATGGCGCCTACCCTTACAGGCGATGAGTTACGGCGGATGAATGCATACTGGCGCGCGTGCAACTATCTTTGCGCGGGGATGCTGTACCTGCGGGCAAATCCGCTGCTGCGTGAGCCGCTAAAGGTGGAGCACATCAAGAATCGGTTGCTGGGGCATTGGGGATCGGACCCGGGGCAGAGCTTTACGTGGGTGCATCTGAATCGTCTGATCAAGAAGTACGACCTGAATTTGATTTACGTCTCGGGACCGGGGCATGGAGCTCCGGCTACTTTGTCGAATAGTTATATGGAGGGCGTGTATTCGGAGGTGTATCCGGATAAGAGCTGCGATGAAGCAGGGATGCAGAAATTCTTCAAGCAGTTCTCGTTTCCTGGAGGGATTGGGAGCCACTGTACGCCGGAGACGCCGGGGTCAATCCATGAGGGCGGCGAGCTGGGGTACAGCCTTTCGCATGGGTTTGGCGCGGCGTTCGACAACCCGGATCTGATCGTGACGGTGGTGGTGGGCGATGGCGAGGCGGAGACGGGACCGCTGGCGACGAGCTGGCATGCGAACAAATTTCTGAACCCGATCCACGATGGCGCGGTGCTGCCGGTGCTGCATTTGAATGGGTACAAAATTGCCAATCCGACGATTCTTGCGCGCATTACGCCGGAGGAGCTGGACCAGTTGTTCAAAGGCTATGGGTGGAAGCCGTATGTTGTCGAGGGAGACGATCCCACGCTGATGCACGAGAGGATGGCCACAGTGCTGGAGCAGTGCGTACTGGAGATTCGGGCGATTCAGAGGCAGGCGCGGGAGACGGGGTCGTTCGAGCGGCCGCGATGGCCGATGGTCATTTTGCGTACTCCGAAGGGATGGACTGGGCCGAAGGAGGTGGACGGGCACAAGGTGGAGGGGTTCTGGCGGGCACATCAGATTCCGATTCTCGATCCGCAGACGAGCCCGAAGCATCTGGCGCAGCTTGAGGCGTGGATGAGGAGTTACAAGCCGGAGGAGCTGTTCGATGAGGAGGGAACGCTGCGGACGGAGTTGCAGGAGATGGCGCCACAGGGGGCTAGGCGGATCACTGCGAATCCGCATGCGAACGGCGGATTGTTGCGGAAGCCGCTGGAGATGCCGGAGTTCGAGGACTATGCGGTGCCGGTGGAAAAGCCGGGGGACTTTGAGGTGTCATCGACAGATGTGCTGGGACATTTTCTGCGCGATGTGATGCGGAAGAACATGACGAACTTCCGGGTCTTTGGGCCGGATGAGACGGCGTCGAACAAGCTGACGGCGATCTATGAGGCGAGCAAGAAGACGTGGATGGCGAAGGAGTTGCCGGAAGATCTGGATGGGTCGGAGCTTTCGGTAGACGGGCGCGTGATGGAGATGCTCAGCGAACATACGCTCGAGGGATGGTTCGAAGGGTATGTACTTACGGGGCGGCACGGATTCTTTTCGTCGTATGAGGCATTCGTGCACATCATCGATTCGATGTTCAACCAGCATGCGAAGTGGTTGGAGAAGAGCAAGTTGGAGTTGCGATGGAGAGCGCCGATCTCGTCGATCAACCTGTTGATTACTTCGCTGGTGTGGCGGCAGGATCACAACGGATTTACGCATCAGGACCCGGGCTTTCTGGATGTGGTGACGAATAAGAGTCCGGAGGTTACACGGATCTATCTTCCACCGGATGCGAACTGCTTGCTGAGCGTGGCAGATCATTGTCTGCGCAGCACGAACTATGTAAATGTGATCGTCGCGGACAAGGCGCCGCATCTTCAGTATCTCGATATGGACGCGGCGGTGAAGCATTGCACGAAGGGGATCGGCATCTGGGGCTGGGCGAGCAATGACGATAGATTGGAGCCGGATGTAGTGATGGCGTGCGCGGGCGATATTCCGACGTCAGAGTCGTTGGCTGCGGTGGCGATTTTGCGGGAGCGGATTCCGGAGTTGAAGATCCGCTTCGTCAATGTCGTCGATCTCTTTCGATTGATGCCGGAGAGCGAGCATCCGCATGGGTTGTCGGAGCGTGAGTTCGACAGCCTGTTCACGAAAGACAAGCCGGTCATCTTCAACTTCCATGCGTATGCTTCGCTGATCCATAAGCTGACGTACAAGCGGACGAACCATGACAACTTTCACGTGCGCGGGTACAAGGAGAAGGGCAACATCAACACGCCGCTGGAGCTAGCGATTCTGAACCAGGTGGACCGGTTCAACCTGGCGATCGATGTGATCGACAGGGTTCCCTCGCTCCAGATGAAGGGCGCGCATACGAAGGAATGGCTGAAAGATCAGATCATCGAGAGTGTTAACTACGCGCACGAGAATGGGATCGACAAGCCGGAGATTCGTAACTGGAAGTGGCCGTTATGA
- a CDS encoding acetate/propionate family kinase translates to MPIRSPIGKMQILVINSGSSSIKFSFFYAEAGAPRSLFEGEVSGIGGSEPKFGFRDAEGHDIAHEAPGGKARIASMEDAIEFVARAVSGPEVPKVEAIGYRVVHPGALLHEHQRITDRVMMELRRAADFAPLHDPEVVKIIEAMRGRFPAAGHFACFDTVFHETMPPEATAYPLPAEYAERGVRRYGFHGLSCESIVMQLREAAVPFPHRMVIAHLGGGCSVTALVDGRSVDTSMGLTPTGGIVMATRPGDLDPGLVLYLLRQSGNDTDAVEKMLNHSSGLAALSGISGDMREVRDAAEKGDERARLALRIFTRSVKKTIGSYLALTGGLEAVVFAGGIGEHDAASRAEILAGLEPLGISLDAGCNAKKKDGLRRVSMEGSATAVYVVPAEEDLMIARHVARLSRSGS, encoded by the coding sequence GTGCCGATTCGCTCTCCTATCGGGAAGATGCAGATATTGGTGATCAACAGCGGATCTTCGTCGATCAAGTTTTCTTTCTTCTACGCGGAGGCTGGCGCGCCTCGCTCGCTGTTTGAGGGCGAGGTGAGCGGGATTGGCGGATCGGAGCCGAAGTTCGGCTTTCGGGATGCGGAAGGGCATGACATCGCGCACGAGGCGCCGGGCGGCAAGGCCCGGATCGCGTCGATGGAGGATGCGATCGAGTTTGTGGCTCGGGCGGTGAGCGGACCGGAGGTGCCGAAGGTTGAGGCGATTGGGTATCGCGTGGTGCATCCTGGGGCTCTGCTGCATGAGCATCAGCGGATCACAGATAGGGTGATGATGGAGCTGCGGCGGGCGGCGGATTTTGCTCCGCTGCATGATCCTGAGGTGGTGAAGATTATTGAGGCTATGCGGGGGCGGTTTCCAGCGGCTGGGCACTTCGCTTGTTTCGATACGGTCTTTCACGAGACGATGCCGCCGGAGGCGACGGCTTATCCGCTGCCTGCGGAGTATGCGGAGCGGGGTGTGCGGCGATATGGGTTTCATGGGCTTTCGTGCGAGTCGATTGTGATGCAGTTGCGGGAGGCGGCAGTTCCGTTTCCCCACAGGATGGTAATTGCACATCTGGGCGGAGGGTGCAGTGTGACGGCGCTGGTCGATGGGAGATCGGTCGATACGTCGATGGGACTGACGCCGACGGGTGGGATTGTGATGGCGACTCGGCCGGGAGATCTCGATCCGGGGTTGGTGCTCTATCTGCTGCGGCAGAGTGGAAACGATACGGATGCGGTGGAGAAGATGTTGAACCACTCATCGGGGCTGGCTGCGCTTTCGGGGATCTCGGGCGATATGCGCGAGGTGCGTGACGCGGCGGAGAAGGGCGATGAACGGGCGAGGTTGGCGTTGCGGATCTTTACGCGAAGTGTGAAGAAGACGATCGGGAGCTATCTGGCGCTGACGGGCGGGCTGGAGGCTGTCGTGTTTGCGGGGGGCATTGGGGAGCATGATGCTGCATCGAGGGCAGAGATTTTGGCAGGATTGGAGCCGCTGGGCATCTCACTGGATGCGGGCTGCAATGCGAAGAAGAAAGACGGATTGCGGCGGGTGAGCATGGAGGGTTCCGCTACGGCGGTTTATGTGGTGCCAGCGGAAGAGGATTTGATGATTGCGCGGCACGTTGCGCGGTTGTCCCGATCGGGATCGTGA
- a CDS encoding S1C family serine protease, whose product MSTQKVIVSGYEASQVPEATTTPGSSPQPTPRLSPAIPWWARIGLSLVALCFPLLCLITLVLRIAFRAETPRIKYAWTSFLNTLLMVSGLLTLVAGSFVFFLAPVPVITGSGLTDLDERDSFPALPSATSLTSVDASRLLKPLVIVVSPAATRLWTNAEVPSNSFGAGELLHADKDGYLFVTARHVAQLPQSGFGLKPSHVLISTQEGTWGTADIIATADSLDLALLWLPRHTGSLTFTQPLTTISDGAAVFVIGHPEGLRYTLSTGIVSGFHDQSIQISAAISPGNSGGPVYDDHGNLAGIVSSKFDHNQDANAENLSFAVKPAALLTPDVWHFSKGGRVHLQHYVDALKSSSK is encoded by the coding sequence ATGTCGACCCAGAAGGTGATCGTCAGCGGTTATGAAGCCAGCCAGGTTCCCGAAGCGACGACGACGCCCGGCAGCTCCCCACAACCCACGCCGCGTCTCTCTCCGGCCATTCCCTGGTGGGCGCGGATCGGTCTTAGCCTCGTAGCCCTCTGCTTTCCGCTCCTCTGCCTCATCACACTTGTCCTCCGCATCGCCTTCCGCGCCGAAACCCCGCGGATCAAATACGCCTGGACCAGCTTCCTCAACACCCTCCTGATGGTCAGCGGCCTGCTCACGCTCGTCGCCGGAAGCTTCGTCTTCTTTCTAGCTCCCGTCCCCGTCATCACCGGCTCCGGCCTCACCGACCTCGACGAGCGCGACAGCTTCCCCGCACTCCCCTCCGCGACGTCGCTCACCAGCGTCGACGCCTCGCGCCTCCTGAAGCCCCTCGTCATCGTCGTCTCCCCCGCCGCCACCCGCCTCTGGACCAACGCCGAGGTCCCCTCCAACAGCTTCGGTGCAGGCGAGCTCCTGCACGCCGACAAAGACGGCTACCTCTTCGTCACCGCCCGCCACGTCGCGCAGCTCCCGCAGTCTGGTTTCGGCCTCAAACCCTCCCACGTCCTTATCTCTACACAGGAAGGCACCTGGGGCACCGCCGATATCATCGCCACTGCCGACTCCCTCGACCTCGCACTCCTCTGGCTCCCTCGCCACACCGGCTCGCTCACCTTCACCCAGCCCCTCACCACCATCAGCGACGGAGCTGCCGTCTTCGTTATCGGTCACCCTGAGGGCCTCCGCTACACCCTCTCCACCGGCATCGTCTCCGGCTTCCACGATCAGTCCATCCAAATCTCCGCCGCCATCAGCCCCGGCAACAGCGGTGGCCCGGTCTACGACGATCACGGCAACCTGGCCGGTATCGTCAGCTCCAAGTTCGACCACAATCAGGACGCCAACGCCGAGAACCTCAGCTTCGCCGTCAAACCCGCCGCCCTGCTCACCCCCGACGTCTGGCACTTCTCCAAGGGCGGTCGCGTGCATCTACAGCACTATGTAGATGCACTCAAATCCTCAAGCAAGTAA
- a CDS encoding EsaB/YukD family protein, translated as MATLNVTVYDSTENKRVPAELPDDAPCNKIVAVLVQKLQLPTNGPDGAPLSYKFHHKNSGRQIQDSQTLADAGVKDGDILRLQPEITAG; from the coding sequence ATGGCCACTCTCAACGTCACCGTCTACGACTCCACCGAAAACAAGCGCGTTCCCGCCGAGCTGCCCGACGACGCTCCCTGCAACAAGATCGTCGCCGTACTCGTGCAGAAGCTCCAGCTCCCCACCAACGGACCCGACGGCGCGCCCCTCAGCTACAAGTTCCACCACAAGAACTCCGGCCGCCAGATTCAGGACTCCCAAACCCTCGCCGACGCAGGCGTCAAAGATGGCGACATCCTCCGCCTTCAGCCTGAGATCACCGCAGGCTAG
- a CDS encoding HesA/MoeB/ThiF family protein translates to MATSSAFSLRSPQASMSSQPIQVAAELEEDRYSRLRLIPWWDQDKIHSTRVLVIGAGALGNEILKNLALLGFLHIVVVDLDQIEVTNLSRAILFSSDSIGQYKATVVADAYRKLLPEAIVTPIAANILHSLGLGVFLWSDLILAGLDNREARLFINRAAWKSNRPWIDGAIEGINGVARVFLPGQPPCYECTLGATDWALLEKRMSCNLLLHEADTAGKVPTTPTISSIIAGIQTQEALKLVHHLPTLAGQGVVFEGLHHTSYKVDYTESPDCLSHYTFDRIVSLEQKSSELTLADLLALAKEDLNTIEAVLEFSREIIHKLICPNCHAEETVFAPVGSLTYHQGRCNVCTTPRIVQTLSGFHGQEDLATLKLDQLGLPLYDLYTARSTEDGREDELAYLIAGDAPAILGPNAPPEAA, encoded by the coding sequence ATGGCGACATCCTCCGCCTTCAGCCTGAGATCACCGCAGGCTAGTATGTCCAGCCAGCCCATCCAAGTCGCCGCCGAGCTGGAAGAAGACCGCTACAGCCGCCTGCGCCTCATTCCCTGGTGGGATCAGGATAAAATCCACTCCACCCGCGTCCTCGTCATCGGAGCCGGAGCCCTCGGTAACGAGATTCTAAAAAACCTGGCCCTCCTCGGTTTCCTCCACATCGTGGTAGTGGATCTCGACCAAATCGAGGTCACCAACCTCTCCCGCGCCATCCTCTTCTCCTCCGACTCCATCGGCCAATACAAAGCCACAGTCGTCGCCGACGCCTACCGCAAGCTCCTCCCCGAAGCCATCGTCACTCCCATCGCCGCCAACATCCTCCACTCCCTCGGCCTCGGTGTCTTCCTGTGGAGCGACCTCATCCTCGCCGGTCTCGACAACCGCGAAGCCCGCCTCTTCATCAACCGCGCCGCCTGGAAGAGCAATCGCCCCTGGATCGACGGCGCCATCGAAGGCATCAACGGCGTAGCCCGTGTCTTCCTCCCCGGCCAACCGCCCTGCTACGAGTGCACCCTCGGTGCCACCGATTGGGCCCTCCTCGAGAAGCGCATGTCCTGCAACCTCCTCCTGCACGAAGCCGACACCGCCGGCAAAGTCCCCACCACCCCCACCATCTCTTCGATCATCGCTGGCATCCAGACGCAGGAGGCCCTCAAGCTCGTCCACCATCTCCCCACGCTCGCCGGACAAGGCGTCGTCTTCGAAGGCCTCCACCACACCTCCTACAAGGTCGACTACACCGAGAGCCCCGACTGTCTCAGCCACTACACCTTCGACCGCATCGTATCCCTCGAGCAGAAATCCTCCGAGCTAACTCTCGCTGACCTCCTCGCCCTCGCTAAAGAAGACCTCAACACCATCGAAGCCGTCCTCGAGTTCAGCCGCGAGATCATCCACAAGCTCATCTGTCCCAACTGCCACGCCGAAGAGACCGTCTTCGCTCCCGTAGGCTCCCTCACCTACCATCAAGGCCGCTGCAACGTCTGCACCACCCCGCGCATCGTCCAAACCCTTTCCGGCTTTCATGGCCAGGAAGACCTTGCCACCCTCAAGCTAGACCAACTCGGCCTCCCCCTCTACGACCTCTACACCGCCCGCAGCACCGAAGACGGAAGAGAAGACGAGCTAGCCTACCTCATCGCCGGAGACGCCCCCGCCATCCTCGGCCCCAACGCACCCCCGGAGGCCGCATGA
- a CDS encoding Mov34/MPN/PAD-1 family protein: MTQPAKPSIQIDAEVTRQIRQHARSSMATEVCGVLIGDLLPGSETDVAIFAAIAGVNAAQAGTHVTFTQDAWEHIYKVKDADYPDARIVGWYHSHPGFGVFLSEHDTFIQQNFFSAPNQVAWVFDPHSDEEGCFGWVDGNITRLTSINLIDRDTPANVSESRDLTPSEDLDLDADSDTLATRRTAPPPRWLRWSATASALLATLILGFALSHFLFPSPYLLALPINPLTAQPLLRDPKTGDPVYIDPQGPRYVTLDSRTGKLTVLDPNALRAAQPPTALAPDQAPQPPATPDKTPPAQEKK; the protein is encoded by the coding sequence ATGACCCAGCCCGCCAAGCCCTCCATCCAGATCGACGCCGAGGTCACCCGCCAGATCCGCCAGCACGCCCGCTCCAGCATGGCCACCGAGGTCTGCGGCGTCCTCATCGGCGATCTTCTCCCCGGCTCCGAGACAGACGTAGCCATCTTTGCCGCCATCGCCGGAGTCAACGCCGCCCAGGCCGGAACCCACGTCACCTTCACCCAGGACGCCTGGGAGCACATCTACAAGGTCAAAGACGCCGACTACCCCGACGCCCGCATCGTCGGCTGGTACCACTCCCATCCTGGCTTCGGCGTCTTCCTCTCCGAGCACGATACCTTCATCCAGCAGAACTTCTTCTCCGCGCCCAACCAGGTCGCCTGGGTCTTCGATCCCCACAGCGACGAGGAGGGCTGCTTCGGTTGGGTCGACGGCAACATCACTCGCCTCACCTCCATCAACCTCATCGATCGCGATACCCCCGCCAACGTCTCCGAAAGCCGAGACCTAACCCCCTCCGAAGATCTCGATCTCGACGCTGACTCCGATACCCTCGCCACACGCCGCACCGCACCACCCCCACGCTGGCTCCGTTGGAGCGCCACCGCCTCCGCCCTGCTCGCCACGTTGATCCTCGGCTTTGCTCTCTCGCACTTCCTCTTTCCGTCGCCCTACCTCCTCGCGCTGCCCATCAACCCGCTCACCGCCCAGCCTCTCCTCCGCGACCCCAAAACCGGCGATCCTGTCTACATAGACCCCCAGGGCCCACGCTACGTCACCCTCGATTCGCGCACTGGCAAACTAACCGTACTCGATCCGAACGCCCTCCGCGCTGCCCAACCCCCCACAGCCCTTGCCCCAGATCAAGCCCCGCAGCCGCCCGCCACACCGGACAAGACCCCACCGGCACAGGAGAAAAAATGA
- a CDS encoding FHA domain-containing protein, with the protein MSYPNPDLLRVTLDDLDAVTLPTQTALAPAVSSTGATIYGTINDMPDAPLLPEEKGSIWLQGWLYLGTAGLVGAMLGWAICEPAFLDNGGGAHRWGNIWLLPLIVACMCIAFGTAESVVERSLRKGLIRSGIALPLGIVFGFVFYFIANIIYSIGMGLVAATGAQTMHNPAFWIARGIAWAAFGAAGGLVYGIIGQSGRKAGYGALGGAIGALLGGLLFDPIAFLLDKHAAASAHSGAPSRAIGFALLGLATGIAMGLVESALKDRWLYVTAGPLAGKQFILYKPSTILGSNQQADIYLFKDADILPSHATLQLKGSRIHVIPNGPVYIGATPLRAPRVLQTGDDLRIGRYGFRYQEKQR; encoded by the coding sequence ATGAGCTATCCGAACCCCGATCTCCTTCGCGTCACCCTCGACGATCTGGACGCCGTCACCCTCCCCACCCAGACCGCTCTCGCTCCCGCCGTCTCCAGCACCGGAGCCACCATCTACGGCACCATCAACGATATGCCCGACGCCCCTTTGCTCCCCGAAGAGAAGGGAAGCATCTGGCTCCAGGGCTGGCTCTACCTCGGCACCGCCGGTCTCGTCGGAGCCATGCTCGGCTGGGCCATCTGCGAGCCTGCCTTCCTCGACAACGGCGGCGGAGCCCATCGCTGGGGCAACATCTGGCTCCTCCCCCTTATCGTCGCCTGCATGTGCATCGCCTTCGGTACTGCCGAAAGCGTAGTCGAGCGCTCCCTCCGCAAGGGCCTCATCCGATCCGGCATCGCCCTTCCCCTCGGCATCGTCTTCGGCTTCGTCTTCTACTTCATCGCGAACATTATCTACAGCATCGGCATGGGTCTCGTCGCCGCCACCGGTGCGCAGACCATGCACAATCCCGCCTTCTGGATCGCCCGCGGCATCGCCTGGGCCGCCTTCGGAGCCGCCGGGGGCCTCGTCTACGGCATCATCGGCCAGTCCGGACGCAAAGCCGGATACGGCGCACTCGGCGGAGCCATCGGTGCTCTCCTCGGCGGCCTCCTCTTCGATCCCATCGCCTTCCTTTTGGACAAGCACGCCGCAGCCTCCGCCCATAGTGGAGCGCCCAGCCGCGCCATCGGCTTCGCCCTCCTCGGCCTCGCCACCGGCATCGCCATGGGCCTCGTCGAGTCCGCACTCAAAGACCGCTGGCTCTACGTCACCGCCGGGCCCCTCGCCGGCAAACAGTTCATCCTCTATAAGCCCTCCACCATCCTCGGCTCCAACCAGCAGGCGGATATCTACCTCTTCAAGGACGCCGACATCCTCCCCTCTCACGCCACCCTCCAGCTCAAGGGCTCCCGCATCCACGTCATCCCCAACGGCCCCGTCTACATCGGAGCCACTCCCCTGCGTGCCCCCCGCGTCCTCCAGACCGGCGACGACCTCCGCATCGGCCGCTACGGCTTCCGCTACCAGGAGAAACAGCGGTGA
- a CDS encoding NINE protein, with protein sequence MSETICPYCRSPFEPEDAVHRCPACGTPHHADCFAENGGCTIFGCTAAPAEEAPISVTPTDLTPSPPAVSNSIYNFGSSATPETPQLPAVAPPPPLPAGSSAPPPPPLLAYQPYAMPPANPYADISYIRPKSRVVFVLLAVFFGAFGAHNFYAGYNKKAVIQLCITLCTCFYASLISWIWAIVEACTVTADDDGVQLT encoded by the coding sequence GTGAGCGAAACCATCTGCCCCTACTGCCGCTCCCCCTTCGAACCGGAAGACGCAGTCCACCGCTGCCCCGCCTGCGGAACCCCGCACCACGCCGATTGCTTCGCCGAGAACGGCGGCTGCACCATCTTCGGCTGCACCGCCGCCCCCGCCGAAGAAGCTCCCATCAGCGTCACCCCCACCGACCTCACCCCATCCCCGCCCGCTGTCAGCAATAGCATCTACAACTTCGGCTCTTCCGCCACACCAGAAACACCTCAGCTTCCCGCAGTCGCTCCACCCCCACCCCTTCCCGCAGGCAGCTCCGCTCCACCACCTCCACCGCTCCTCGCGTACCAACCCTACGCCATGCCTCCCGCCAACCCCTACGCCGACATCAGCTACATCCGGCCTAAGAGCCGCGTCGTCTTCGTCCTCCTCGCCGTCTTCTTCGGAGCCTTTGGCGCCCACAACTTCTACGCCGGTTACAACAAGAAGGCCGTCATCCAGCTCTGCATCACCCTCTGCACCTGTTTTTATGCATCGCTCATCAGTTGGATTTGGGCTATCGTAGAAGCCTGTACCGTCACCGCAGACGATGACGGAGTCCAGCTAACCTAA
- a CDS encoding DUF4339 domain-containing protein, with protein MTYTISRDGQEFGPYSLSDVQRYVGTGNILLTDLARAEGTTEWLPVAQVVGTIAVAPAAVPTAAYAAPTTQYPDPPNLHWALVLLIGIFTCGLFMIIWDLIQALWIKKVQPDTKALTYYLIFLGFWILNLVCSFGRIAFPMSYRLANHVAAPLAGLSLLVSLAVLVLMIVYRFVMRSSLERHFNTAEPVGLTLGPIMTFFFGDLYFQYHFNRINEIKRAAGLTRPY; from the coding sequence TTGACCTATACGATCTCGCGCGATGGCCAGGAGTTCGGCCCCTATTCTCTCTCCGACGTCCAGCGCTACGTCGGCACCGGCAATATCCTCCTCACCGACCTCGCCCGCGCCGAAGGCACCACCGAGTGGCTTCCCGTCGCGCAGGTCGTCGGCACCATCGCCGTCGCCCCAGCCGCAGTCCCCACCGCCGCCTACGCAGCGCCCACCACCCAGTATCCTGACCCACCCAACCTGCACTGGGCGCTCGTCCTGCTCATCGGCATCTTCACCTGCGGCCTCTTCATGATTATCTGGGACCTCATTCAGGCGTTATGGATCAAGAAAGTCCAGCCCGACACCAAGGCGCTTACGTACTACCTCATCTTCCTTGGCTTCTGGATTCTCAATTTGGTCTGCTCCTTTGGGCGTATAGCCTTTCCCATGAGCTACCGTCTCGCGAATCACGTGGCCGCGCCCCTGGCTGGCCTATCCTTGCTCGTCTCGCTTGCAGTCCTGGTCCTGATGATCGTCTACCGCTTCGTCATGCGCAGCTCCCTCGAACGGCACTTCAATACCGCCGAGCCCGTCGGTCTCACGCTCGGCCCTATCATGACCTTCTTCTTCGGCGACCTCTACTTCCAGTACCACTTCAACCGCATCAACGAGATCAAACGCGCCGCCGGCCTCACCCGCCCCTACTAG